The stretch of DNA CCGATCACCGAGTCGTGGCCGACGGTCGTGTCGCCGCCGAGGATTGTCGCGTTGGCGTAGATCACGACGCGGTCCTCGATCGTCGGGTGCCGCTTGGTGTTGCGCACCAGGTTGCCGTCGTCGTCGGTCGGGAACGACAGCGCGCCGAGCGTCACGCCTTGGTAGAGCTTCACGTGCTCGCCAATGTGGCACGTCTCGCCGATCACGACGCCCGTGCCGTGGTCGATGAAGAAGTACGGCCCGATTGTCGCGCCCGGGTGGATGTCGATGCCGGTGCGGCCGTGGGCCCACTCGGTCATCATCCGCGGGACAAACGGGATATCGAGTTCGTACAACAGGTGCGCAAGTCGATAGACGGTTATCGCCTCGAGGCCCGGGTAGCAGAAGATGACTTCATCGGGCCCTTTGCACGCCGGGTCGCCGAGGTAGGCGGCCTTCACGTCGGTGGCGAGCGTCTCGCGCAGCTCGGGGAGGCGGTCGAGGAACAGCATCGTCTTCGCCTGACCGAGGGCCTCGTAGTCCTCGGGCGACTCGCACGGGCCGACGACTCCGTCGCCCCCTTCCTCATAGAAACGCTGCGCCTCGTGCTGCAGCGCGCGGCCGATCTGCTTGGTGAGCTTGTCGTGCAAGCGGTCGAGGAGGTCGCCGATGTAGTAGCCGATGTTGCCGCGGTGGAGCCCCTCCCGCTGGCGGTAGCCGGGGTAGAGGATCTCCATCAAGTCCTGCACCGCCGAGACGATGTCGCAGTACTTCGGCAGCGGGCAGTGGTCGAGGTGGTTCAGCGTGCCGACGCTGTCATACGTGGCGACGATGCGCTCGGTGAGCCGGGGCAGGTCGCAGTCTTTGACGCGGGGGTCGGTGGCCATCGCAGGGCTTCCGTCGGGTGGCGGCTCGCAAAAGGCGGGGGCGAGCGGCGGGGCAAGCAAAGGGAGGGAAGCGTCGGCCAACTAGCGGACGCTAGCGGCGACGCACGCGGCGGAGACCCGCTCAGTCCTGCTTAGAACTGGGCGGGGCCGCTACACAGGCAGCCGAGGCAGTTAGGGCTGTGCTTGCTCATAGCGCGAATCGTAGGCGTACCGCGACCGGATATCAACTCGCCAGGGGGAGTATTCGGCGGTCGGCCGGGGTCGAATGCAGCGATTCTCGGCGGGGCGACTCCCGGCGCTGACGCTGAGGGCTCCTCAGAATCTGCTAGCTGATCATCAAGACGCCGTGAACTGCCGACGGGTTCGCGAGCCATCGGCGCCGGTAATGCCCCAACTCGTTGCTATCCCTCCCACAGCCAGGGAGCCGGTATGCGTTAGCGTTCGGAGTCGACGCGACAAAAAACCCACCAAGCCGAGACGCTACCGCACCACCAACAGCGTCAAGTCATCCGGCTTCGACGGCACGCCAGGCAAGGTCGAGATCATCCGTTCGTGGGCCGCGTCGGCGAGGCGGCGGGCGGCGTCCATCGCCGTGCCCCGGCGGCTGAGCTGGATCAGCTCGTCGGTGGTGAGGTTGTCGAACAACCCGTCGCTGGCGACGAGCACCGTGTCGTGCTGCGACAGCTTGACCGCGGGCCCCAGCTCGATGCGTGAGTCGGCCGCGCCGATCACGTTCGACACCACGTGGCGGTCCTCGTGGTGCATCGCTTCATCGTTCCCGATCAGCCCCGCCTCGACTCCGTAGGCGACCGGGGCGTGGGCGGTGGTCAGCAGCTTGAGCTTGCCGCGCCCGCCGCACACCAGGACGCCGGCGTCGCCGACGTGGTACGTGCGTGCAAAGTCGCCGTCGGGCCCGCCGATTGAGAACTCGACGATCGCCAGCGTCGTCGCCGCCCCGCCGCCGATCGCGAGGACGGCCTGGTTCGCCGCTTCGATGCCGTCGATGATCGCGGTGCGGAGTTGGTAGGTCTCACGGTCGGCCAGCGCGAGCGAACGCTCGAGCGCCTGCACCGCTTTGCGTGACGCGACCTCGCCGAGCGACTGCCCGCCCACGCCGTCCGCCACCACCAGCACGGCCGAGTAGTCGTCCCACGGCAACAGCGCGGCGGAGTCTTCGTTAGGCGTCTCCTTGCCGGGCGAGCGCGTCGAGAACGCGGCGATCGCGCGGCGACCCAGCCGACCGATCTCGGTGGGGGTCGTCATCTCGGATTCGTGGAAGCATGTCGCCTGCATCGTGCGTCTCGGACGCCAAGGTTAACCACCGGTGAGGCTACGCAGCCCCTTCCGACACCACGGACAACAGCTCCAGAACTCTCTGACGACGCCCCAACCGCACGCCGCGCAGTTGTCGCTGACGCCCTCGACCTTCCACTTGCGTTTGACCTTGGTGTGGCACCACGGGCAGTAACGCATCCAGGGCATCAGCAGCTTACGCTCGCACGCCTTGTTGCCGCAGCGGGCCGAGTAACGCTTGTCGGTAAACTCGCGGCTGGTGGTGACCTCGAACCCCGGGCCGTAGCACCAGGGGCAGTAGTGCCAGTCGAGCTTCATCCCGCGGTGGCAACGGGGGCACGCCTGCGGGAACTTCGTCTCGTCCGCGAAGCGCGAGCGGTCCGCCCGGCACCAGGGGCAGAACGCCATCGCCTCGGACACCGGGCCGTCGCAGCGCTCGCACGTGTAGCGCGTATCGAGTTGGGCGCCGAAGCGGCGTTTGAACTCGACCCGTTGGATCGTCCGCCAGTTCTGTGTCGAAGCGACCGGGCGCTTGCGATTGCCGCGCGACGCGCCGGCGTCGGACAGCGCCTTGGCGCCGAC from Botrimarina mediterranea encodes:
- a CDS encoding PP2C family protein-serine/threonine phosphatase is translated as MTTPTEIGRLGRRAIAAFSTRSPGKETPNEDSAALLPWDDYSAVLVVADGVGGQSLGEVASRKAVQALERSLALADRETYQLRTAIIDGIEAANQAVLAIGGGAATTLAIVEFSIGGPDGDFARTYHVGDAGVLVCGGRGKLKLLTTAHAPVAYGVEAGLIGNDEAMHHEDRHVVSNVIGAADSRIELGPAVKLSQHDTVLVASDGLFDNLTTDELIQLSRRGTAMDAARRLADAAHERMISTLPGVPSKPDDLTLLVVR
- a CDS encoding serine O-acetyltransferase yields the protein MATDPRVKDCDLPRLTERIVATYDSVGTLNHLDHCPLPKYCDIVSAVQDLMEILYPGYRQREGLHRGNIGYYIGDLLDRLHDKLTKQIGRALQHEAQRFYEEGGDGVVGPCESPEDYEALGQAKTMLFLDRLPELRETLATDVKAAYLGDPACKGPDEVIFCYPGLEAITVYRLAHLLYELDIPFVPRMMTEWAHGRTGIDIHPGATIGPYFFIDHGTGVVIGETCHIGEHVKLYQGVTLGALSFPTDDDGNLVRNTKRHPTIEDRVVIYANATILGGDTTVGHDSVIGSSVWLTKSVGPHSTIVIEKPKLRVRSDDAAASA